One Vanacampus margaritifer isolate UIUO_Vmar chromosome 20, RoL_Vmar_1.0, whole genome shotgun sequence DNA window includes the following coding sequences:
- the reck gene encoding reversion-inducing cysteine-rich protein with Kazal motifs isoform X2 → MNELWVCINSTLPGVSRKSDSWAGLGCCELAISSECRRECRQASSKNDLTKVCKKVTENPLHSCITKNEMGSTCCSYAGRHTTCREYCQAIFRTDSTPTVSQINAVKEYCQSHSAQLLSCVSNFTKSYPIRSPIDSLYCCDRAEAPHCQTACRRILRTLSTEHEIMEGLIDECGSQPLPQDPMWQCFLGSAHPPSPTEKEIPLTAKMDCAKLHCCSKANTSLCRDMCQEISTNWGSQTWQDFDQLCEYNPVETELINCLADVREPCQLGCKDLSYCTNFNNRPTELFRSCNMQSDQGAMNDIKLWSNGTIKMPFMNIPVLDIRKCLPDMWKAVACSLQIKPCHSKSRGSVICKSDCVEILTQCGDRKRFHDGQTPERICELLSPIDDPERCIPLHRYLTPSTLGNNVVEEVIHPCNPNPCPSNHLCQVNRKGCLDELNCQPFLCVPGCKLCEASDFLVQQDARLQVPTRTGPAGCYEVCTCGASGRLENCAEMPCVDTDKACIVGGQKMNHGVSYRLDCDTCFCFAGHPICSDRECLNIESSDDDHLHFTGLPCNCPDHFIPVCASNGRTYPSACVARCMRFMDHQFVFGQCRFTNPCGSKPCQRNQRCIPKYQVCLSDLSDCLQYECVGRQLACDKNSVEPVCDTDGLIHTSLCHLQQAGKTLAYMGHCQEACKQRQQVCGHNGETYNTVCEAYSDRVALDYEGHCQAVGAMSGTAADSACSLISCPRLSPPGCQPITPPGACCPICASMLQVLWNKQQMNTFSKLNKNQPVSVHDVLQILRLHVSVPQCDVFGYLSIDHELVILIAPVDQHPTPLQIEACSTEAEKIDSLINYASPTLVSHIPLSALVASETKTSSVTSSGVARLSPPRPALCFLLGLFAAAALSPQQL, encoded by the exons AATGAGCTGTGGGTTTGCATCAACTCTACACTTCCAG GAGTCTCGAGAAAGTCTGACAGCTGGGCAGGGCTCGGTTGCTGTGAGCTCGCTATCTCATCTGAGTGCCGCCGGGAATGCAGACAG GCATCATCCAAAAATGACCTgacaaaagtatgcaaaaaagtcACAGAG AATCCTCTACACAGCTGTATCACCAAAAATGAAA TGGGCTCCACGTGTTGCAGCTATGCGGGACGTCACACCACCTGTAGGGAGTACTGTCAGGCCATCTTCAGGACAGACTCAACCCCCACAGTGTCTCAAATCAACGCCGTCAAAGAGTACTGTCAGAGCCACAGTGCTCAGCTGCTCAGCTGCGTCAGCAATTTCACCAAGTCCTACCCAATACGCAGCCCTATAGACA GTCTGTACTGCTGTGACCGAGCAGAGGCTCCCCACTGCCAAACGGCTTGCCGGCGAATCCTCCGTACCTTGAGCACAGAGCATGAGATCATGGAGGGTTTGATCGACGAGTGCGGTTCCCAGCCTCTCCCCCAAGATCCCATGTGGCAGTGCTTTCTGGGAAGCGCCCATCCCCCGTCCCCAACTGAAAAAGAAATCCCACTAACTGCCAAAATGGATTGTGCCAAACTGCACTGTTGCTCCAAGGCCAACACCTCACTCTGCAG GGACATGTGTCAAGAAATTAGCACAAACTGGGGCAGCCAGACATGGCAAGACTTTGACCAGCTGTGCGAGTACAACCCGGTGGAGACGGAACTGATCAACTGCCTGGCTGATGTCAGAGAGCCCTGCCAGTTGGGGTGCAAGGATCTCTCCTATTGCACCAACTTCAACAATAG GCCGACAGAGCTGTTTCGCAGCTGTAACATGCAGTCGGACCAGGGAGCTATGAATGATATCAAGCTGTGGTCCAATGGAACGATCAAGATGCCTTTTATGAACATTCCGGTGCTAGACATCAGGAAGTGTCTGCCGGATATGTGGAAGGCGGTTGCTTGCTCTCTGCAGATCAAACCCTGTCATAGCAAGTCGAGAGGGAGCGTCATATGCAA ATCGGATTGTGTGGAAATCCTGACCCAGTGTGGGGACAGAAAACGTTTCCACGACGGACAAACTCCTGAGAGGATATGTGAGCTTCTGTCACCCATTGATGACCCTGAACGCTGCATTCCCCTCCACAGATACCTCA CCCCAAGTACTCTGGGCAACAACGTCGTTGAAGAGGTCATCCACCCATGCAACCCTAACCCCTGCCCGAGCAACCACTTATGCCAAGTCAACAGGAAGGGCTGCCTTGATGAACTCAACTGTCAGCCATTTCTCTGCGTGCCAG GATGTAAACTCTGCGAGGCTTCAGACTTTCTGGTGCAGCAGGACGCTCGCTTACAAGTGCCGACTCGCACCGGCCCGGCCGGCTGCTACGAGGTCTGCACTTGCGGTGCCAGCGGCCGCCTGGAGAACTGCGCGGAGATGCCTTGTGTGGACACCGACAAGGCTTGCATTGTCGGAGGACAGAAGATGA ATCACGGGGTATCTTATAGGCTGGACTGCGACACCTGCTTCTGCTTTGCTGGCCACCCCATCTGTTCTGACAGAGAATGTCTCAACATTGAGAGCTCAGATGACGACCACCTACATTTTACTG GTCTTCCATGTAACTGTCCGGACCACTTCATCCCTGTGTGCGCTTCCAACGGCCGCACGTATCCAAGTGCCTGTGTGGCTCGCTGTATGCGTTTCATGGACCATCAGTTTGTGTTTGGCCAGTGCCGTTTCACTAATCCCTGCGGCAGTAAACCTTGCCAGAGAAACCAGAG GTGCATCCCAAAATATCAAGTTTGCCTGAGCGACTTGTCGGACTGCCTGCAGTACGAATGCGTCGGCCGGCAGTTGGCCTGTGACAAGAACAGTGTGGAGCCGGTCTGCGATACTGACGGTCTCATTCACACCAGTCTGTGCCATCTACAGCAAGCTGGGAAAACGCTTGCCTATATGGGCCACTGTCAG gaaGCCTGCAAGCAGCGGCAGCAAGTTTGTGGCCACAACGGCGAGACGTATAATACGGTGTGTGAGGCCTACTCAGACCGCGTGGCTCTCGACTACGAGGGACACTGTCAAGCCGTGGGGGCCATGTCTGGAACGGCAGCTGACTCTGCCTGCAGTCTAATTTCCTGTCCACGTCTGTCGCCTCCGGGCTGCCAGCCTATCACGCCCCCAG GAGCCTGCTGCCCAATTTGTGCCAGTATGCTGCAGGTCCTCTGgaacaaacaacaaatgaacACCTTTTCTAAG CTAAATAAGAACCAGCCGGTGTCAGTCCACGATGTCCTCCAAATCCTGCGACTTCACGTGTCCGTCCCACAGTGTGACGTCTTTGGCTACCTCAGTATTGACCACGAGCTGGTGATCCTCATTGCTCCTGTGGATCAGCATCCAACGCCTCTgcag ATTGAAGCCTGCAGCACGGAAGCCGAGAAGATCGATTCCCTCATCAACTACGCCAGTCCGACGCTGGTCTCCCACATTCCCCTCTCCGCTCTGGTTGCCTCCGAGACCAAGACGTCGTCCGTCACCTCCTCCGGGGTCGCTCGACTATCGCCCCCGCGCCCCGCCCTGTGCTTCCTCCTGGGTCTCTTTGCGGCTGCAGCCTTGAGCCCCCAACAGCTGTAA
- the reck gene encoding reversion-inducing cysteine-rich protein with Kazal motifs isoform X1, translating into MRVCRQIIGFLFAANFYLPPLRAQDPSCCHHAAEFSPCKEACDQLATIKSESRLKHLLQRLPSYCSESMNELWVCINSTLPGVSRKSDSWAGLGCCELAISSECRRECRQASSKNDLTKVCKKVTENPLHSCITKNEMGSTCCSYAGRHTTCREYCQAIFRTDSTPTVSQINAVKEYCQSHSAQLLSCVSNFTKSYPIRSPIDSLYCCDRAEAPHCQTACRRILRTLSTEHEIMEGLIDECGSQPLPQDPMWQCFLGSAHPPSPTEKEIPLTAKMDCAKLHCCSKANTSLCRDMCQEISTNWGSQTWQDFDQLCEYNPVETELINCLADVREPCQLGCKDLSYCTNFNNRPTELFRSCNMQSDQGAMNDIKLWSNGTIKMPFMNIPVLDIRKCLPDMWKAVACSLQIKPCHSKSRGSVICKSDCVEILTQCGDRKRFHDGQTPERICELLSPIDDPERCIPLHRYLTPSTLGNNVVEEVIHPCNPNPCPSNHLCQVNRKGCLDELNCQPFLCVPGCKLCEASDFLVQQDARLQVPTRTGPAGCYEVCTCGASGRLENCAEMPCVDTDKACIVGGQKMNHGVSYRLDCDTCFCFAGHPICSDRECLNIESSDDDHLHFTGLPCNCPDHFIPVCASNGRTYPSACVARCMRFMDHQFVFGQCRFTNPCGSKPCQRNQRCIPKYQVCLSDLSDCLQYECVGRQLACDKNSVEPVCDTDGLIHTSLCHLQQAGKTLAYMGHCQEACKQRQQVCGHNGETYNTVCEAYSDRVALDYEGHCQAVGAMSGTAADSACSLISCPRLSPPGCQPITPPGACCPICASMLQVLWNKQQMNTFSKLNKNQPVSVHDVLQILRLHVSVPQCDVFGYLSIDHELVILIAPVDQHPTPLQIEACSTEAEKIDSLINYASPTLVSHIPLSALVASETKTSSVTSSGVARLSPPRPALCFLLGLFAAAALSPQQL; encoded by the exons AATGAGCTGTGGGTTTGCATCAACTCTACACTTCCAG GAGTCTCGAGAAAGTCTGACAGCTGGGCAGGGCTCGGTTGCTGTGAGCTCGCTATCTCATCTGAGTGCCGCCGGGAATGCAGACAG GCATCATCCAAAAATGACCTgacaaaagtatgcaaaaaagtcACAGAG AATCCTCTACACAGCTGTATCACCAAAAATGAAA TGGGCTCCACGTGTTGCAGCTATGCGGGACGTCACACCACCTGTAGGGAGTACTGTCAGGCCATCTTCAGGACAGACTCAACCCCCACAGTGTCTCAAATCAACGCCGTCAAAGAGTACTGTCAGAGCCACAGTGCTCAGCTGCTCAGCTGCGTCAGCAATTTCACCAAGTCCTACCCAATACGCAGCCCTATAGACA GTCTGTACTGCTGTGACCGAGCAGAGGCTCCCCACTGCCAAACGGCTTGCCGGCGAATCCTCCGTACCTTGAGCACAGAGCATGAGATCATGGAGGGTTTGATCGACGAGTGCGGTTCCCAGCCTCTCCCCCAAGATCCCATGTGGCAGTGCTTTCTGGGAAGCGCCCATCCCCCGTCCCCAACTGAAAAAGAAATCCCACTAACTGCCAAAATGGATTGTGCCAAACTGCACTGTTGCTCCAAGGCCAACACCTCACTCTGCAG GGACATGTGTCAAGAAATTAGCACAAACTGGGGCAGCCAGACATGGCAAGACTTTGACCAGCTGTGCGAGTACAACCCGGTGGAGACGGAACTGATCAACTGCCTGGCTGATGTCAGAGAGCCCTGCCAGTTGGGGTGCAAGGATCTCTCCTATTGCACCAACTTCAACAATAG GCCGACAGAGCTGTTTCGCAGCTGTAACATGCAGTCGGACCAGGGAGCTATGAATGATATCAAGCTGTGGTCCAATGGAACGATCAAGATGCCTTTTATGAACATTCCGGTGCTAGACATCAGGAAGTGTCTGCCGGATATGTGGAAGGCGGTTGCTTGCTCTCTGCAGATCAAACCCTGTCATAGCAAGTCGAGAGGGAGCGTCATATGCAA ATCGGATTGTGTGGAAATCCTGACCCAGTGTGGGGACAGAAAACGTTTCCACGACGGACAAACTCCTGAGAGGATATGTGAGCTTCTGTCACCCATTGATGACCCTGAACGCTGCATTCCCCTCCACAGATACCTCA CCCCAAGTACTCTGGGCAACAACGTCGTTGAAGAGGTCATCCACCCATGCAACCCTAACCCCTGCCCGAGCAACCACTTATGCCAAGTCAACAGGAAGGGCTGCCTTGATGAACTCAACTGTCAGCCATTTCTCTGCGTGCCAG GATGTAAACTCTGCGAGGCTTCAGACTTTCTGGTGCAGCAGGACGCTCGCTTACAAGTGCCGACTCGCACCGGCCCGGCCGGCTGCTACGAGGTCTGCACTTGCGGTGCCAGCGGCCGCCTGGAGAACTGCGCGGAGATGCCTTGTGTGGACACCGACAAGGCTTGCATTGTCGGAGGACAGAAGATGA ATCACGGGGTATCTTATAGGCTGGACTGCGACACCTGCTTCTGCTTTGCTGGCCACCCCATCTGTTCTGACAGAGAATGTCTCAACATTGAGAGCTCAGATGACGACCACCTACATTTTACTG GTCTTCCATGTAACTGTCCGGACCACTTCATCCCTGTGTGCGCTTCCAACGGCCGCACGTATCCAAGTGCCTGTGTGGCTCGCTGTATGCGTTTCATGGACCATCAGTTTGTGTTTGGCCAGTGCCGTTTCACTAATCCCTGCGGCAGTAAACCTTGCCAGAGAAACCAGAG GTGCATCCCAAAATATCAAGTTTGCCTGAGCGACTTGTCGGACTGCCTGCAGTACGAATGCGTCGGCCGGCAGTTGGCCTGTGACAAGAACAGTGTGGAGCCGGTCTGCGATACTGACGGTCTCATTCACACCAGTCTGTGCCATCTACAGCAAGCTGGGAAAACGCTTGCCTATATGGGCCACTGTCAG gaaGCCTGCAAGCAGCGGCAGCAAGTTTGTGGCCACAACGGCGAGACGTATAATACGGTGTGTGAGGCCTACTCAGACCGCGTGGCTCTCGACTACGAGGGACACTGTCAAGCCGTGGGGGCCATGTCTGGAACGGCAGCTGACTCTGCCTGCAGTCTAATTTCCTGTCCACGTCTGTCGCCTCCGGGCTGCCAGCCTATCACGCCCCCAG GAGCCTGCTGCCCAATTTGTGCCAGTATGCTGCAGGTCCTCTGgaacaaacaacaaatgaacACCTTTTCTAAG CTAAATAAGAACCAGCCGGTGTCAGTCCACGATGTCCTCCAAATCCTGCGACTTCACGTGTCCGTCCCACAGTGTGACGTCTTTGGCTACCTCAGTATTGACCACGAGCTGGTGATCCTCATTGCTCCTGTGGATCAGCATCCAACGCCTCTgcag ATTGAAGCCTGCAGCACGGAAGCCGAGAAGATCGATTCCCTCATCAACTACGCCAGTCCGACGCTGGTCTCCCACATTCCCCTCTCCGCTCTGGTTGCCTCCGAGACCAAGACGTCGTCCGTCACCTCCTCCGGGGTCGCTCGACTATCGCCCCCGCGCCCCGCCCTGTGCTTCCTCCTGGGTCTCTTTGCGGCTGCAGCCTTGAGCCCCCAACAGCTGTAA